GAAGAGGATCTGGACCTCTACCGCAGCCGGGTGCGGCGGGAGCTTTCCATTACCAACCTGCCTCCTGAGGCGGTGGAGCGGCATGTGGCGGCCATGCCGGCCATCTACCTGCTGAACACCAGCCCGGAGGAGATGGCCTCGCATATTGAGTTCATCAGCAAGGCCGAGCAGGGAGAGATCTGCACGGATTTCCGCTCCGAGCAGGGATCAGATTTTACGGAGTTGACCATCTGTGTGCGGGATGACCCGCAGCCGGGTCTGCTGTCGAAGATCGCGGGGGTGTTGTGGGCGCTGGACATCAATGTCCACGCCGCGCAGGTATTTACGCGAGAGCAGGATCAGAAGATCGCTCTCGATACCCTGTATGTGGATTTCGAAGGCCAGCAACTGCCGGAGTTCAAGAAGCACGAGCTGCACCGTGAGCTTCGCCGGGTGCTGCTGGGAGAGCAGACGCTGCAGGAGTTGCTGGAGCGCAAGCGCAAGAGCCTGCCGGAGGAGTATCAGTCGCGCAGGGTCTCCATCCTGAACGACCTGTCGGAAAGCCATTCGGTTTTGGACATCCGCGCGGTGGATCAGCCGGGGTTGCTTTACCGAATGACATCGGCTTTTGCGCGCCTGGGGTGGGATATCCACTCCGCAAGGGTCAGCACGTGGGGCAATGAGGCTCGAGACTCCTTCTACGTGACGGAAGGAGGGCGGAAGGTGGGAACGGATGCGGACGGCGTGGAAGGCGCTGTCCGGCGCCTGGAGGAGGCGCTGAGGCAGGTTTGAGGTTTTCAGGCGCGTCTTCCTGACGCGGCGACGCTGCCGGAGGAGCAGGAGCTATGAAACTGGTTGTGGCCATTATTCGGCCGCACAAACTGCAGGAAGTCAAAGACGCCCTGGCAGAGTTGGGCCTGACAGGCCTGACCATCACTGAGGTGAGAGGGCACGGAAGGCAACGGGGCCAAGTCGAGAAATACCGTGGTCTGGAGTATACCATCGATCTGCTGCCCAAAGTGAAAATCGAAGTCGTCTGCGGGGATCACCGCAAGGACGAGGTCATCGAGACCATCATGCGCGCGGCGCGTACCGGGGAGATCGGCGACGGGAAGATCTTTGTGCTTCCCATTGAAGAGTCCATCCGCGTGCGTACGGGCGACAGGGACGAAGACTCGCTCTAGCGGGGTCCAAGGCGCAGGCGCAGCCGTCCCGGCGCGGGCGGCCAGCGACCAAAACGTAGATCGAAAGGAACACGGGTTCAGGAAATGGCAAAGACACCGCAGGACGTCATCAAGCTGGTGCAGGAAACGGGCGCGAAGATCGTGGACTTCCGCTTTACCGATCTTCCGGGCGTGTGGCAGCACTTCTCCATTCCGGCGGAGGATCTGGACGAGAGCGTCTTCGAGGACGGGCTGGGGTTCGATGGCTCCAGCATCCGGGGGTTCCAGGACATTCAGGAGTCCGATATGAACCTCTTCCCCGATCCTGATACGGCGTTCGTGGACGAGATGGTGGAGGAGCCCACCATCGCCATCATCTGCAACGTCCACGAGCCGGGCACCAACATCGAATACACACGCGATCCGCGCTTCATCGCCCGCAAGGCCGAGAACTACCTGAAGTCCACCGGCATCGCGGACACCAGCTTCTGGGGGCCGGAAGCGGAGTTCTTCATCTTCGACGAAGTACGCTTCGAGCAGAAGGCCAATACCGGCTTCTACTATGTGGATTCCTCGGAGGGGATCTGGAACTCGGCGCGCTCCGAAGAGCCCAATCTGGGCTACAAGATCCGGCACAAGGAGGGTTACTTCCCATGCCCGCCGATGGACTCCACGCACGATCTCCGCACCGCCATGTTGCTGGCTTTGAACAGCGCAGGCGTTAAGTGCGAGGTGCATCATCACGAGGTGGGCACGGCTGGCCAGGCAGAGATCGACCTGCGCTACGACACGCTCGTCAGCATGGCCGACAAGTTGATGAAGTACAAGTACATCGTCAAGAACGTCGCCAATCAGTGGGGGAAGACGGTAACCTTCATGCCCAAGCCGCTGTTCGAGGACAACGGCTCCGGGATGCACGTGCACTGCAGTCTGTGGAAGGGCGGCCGCAACCTGTTCTTCGATCCGTCGGGGTATGCCGGTCTGTCTGAGACTGCGCGCTACTTCATCGGCGGGCTGCTGAAGCACGCTCCGGCGGTGCTGGCGTTCGCCGCTCCCACCACCAACTCTTACCGGCGGCTGGTGCCAGGGTACGAGGCGCCCATCAACCTGGTGTACTCCCAGCGGAACCGCAGCGCCGCGGTGCGCATTCCGGCCTACCTGCAGAGCGAGAAGGCAAAGCGCATCGAATTCCGCTGCCCGGATCCAAGCTGCAACGGCTATCTGGCCCTGCCCGCTATCCTGATGGCCGGGTTGGACGGCATCCAGAACAAGATCGATCCGGGCGAACCCATAGACAAGAACATCTACGATCTCCCGGCCGAGGAGGCGAAGGCCATACGTGGCACGCCTGCCGATCTGGCCGAGGCGCTGGCGGCTCTGGAGGCGGACCACGAGTTCCTACTGAAGGGAGACGTGTTTACGCCTGACGTCATCGAGACGTGGATCGCCTACAAGCGCAAGAAGGAAGTGGACGCCATCCGGCTGCGCCCGCATCCGTGGGAGTTCCATCTCTACTTCGACATCTGACCCCCGCCTCGAGAGTCAAGAGTCCGGCAAGAAGGCCCGGGGCCAGACGGCCCCGGGCCTTGTGCGTGTCTCCAGGGTTGTGAGTTCTTTCAGGCTGCCAGCTGCCCGCTGGTTAGCTCCTCCACAGTCAGCAGCCTGTCCAGATCCACGATCAGCAACAGTCTGTCTCCGGACTTGCCGACTCCCCGGAGATACGCCGTCCCGCATCCCTGGATGGTGGACGGGGGTGGCTCGATGTCTGTAAGCGGCAGACGCACCGTCTCGATCACCGCGTCTACAATCAGGCCAGCGGTGTGTCCGCCAGCTTCCACCACCACGATACGGGTGTCCTTGTCCGCTGGACGGACCTCCACTCCGAACTTCATCCGCAGGTCGATAACCGGCAAGATGCTGCCTCGGAGATTGATTACCCCCACTACGTCCCCGGGGGCTCCCGGCACTGCGGTGATCTCCGGCACCGGAACGATGGTGTTCACCTGCTGGATGGCGATGGCAAAGGACTCGCCCGCCACATCACAGACCACCACCTGTTCCTCTTCACCGTAGAGGGAACGATCTCTGTCCAACATCTCAGGCCGCCTTTCGCTTCGCGCTTTGAGGCGTGCGCGACAGTTCGATCACATCGCCGCCGCTCTGGCGGTCTATCTTGAACTGGCTGACAAGCTGCTGCACCTCTTGCGCCACGCGGGCGAGCTGCTCCGTCGCGGCCGTCAGCTCCTCGATGGATGCGCTCTGCTCCTGCGCCGCGGCGGAGACCTCCTGAGCCGCAGCTGCATTCTCCTGGCTGACGGCGACCACCTGCTGGGCATTTTCGGCAGTGCGCCGGTTCATGTCCGTCACGGTTTCGATGGATGCCACCGTCTCCTCGGTGATGCTGGAGACCGACTCCACCGCCTTCAGCACCTCGGCGCTGGAGGCGTTCATCCTCTCCGCGGCGACGGAGACCGCCTCGGCCTGCCGCACCACGCCGTCCGCCGCGTCCAGAATCTCGGCGAGCGCGCCTGCCGCCTCTTGAGACAGAGCGGAGCCTTCCTC
The sequence above is drawn from the Armatimonadota bacterium genome and encodes:
- a CDS encoding chemotaxis protein CheW is translated as MLDRDRSLYGEEEQVVVCDVAGESFAIAIQQVNTIVPVPEITAVPGAPGDVVGVINLRGSILPVIDLRMKFGVEVRPADKDTRIVVVEAGGHTAGLIVDAVIETVRLPLTDIEPPPSTIQGCGTAYLRGVGKSGDRLLLIVDLDRLLTVEELTSGQLAA
- a CDS encoding glutamine synthetase → MAKTPQDVIKLVQETGAKIVDFRFTDLPGVWQHFSIPAEDLDESVFEDGLGFDGSSIRGFQDIQESDMNLFPDPDTAFVDEMVEEPTIAIICNVHEPGTNIEYTRDPRFIARKAENYLKSTGIADTSFWGPEAEFFIFDEVRFEQKANTGFYYVDSSEGIWNSARSEEPNLGYKIRHKEGYFPCPPMDSTHDLRTAMLLALNSAGVKCEVHHHEVGTAGQAEIDLRYDTLVSMADKLMKYKYIVKNVANQWGKTVTFMPKPLFEDNGSGMHVHCSLWKGGRNLFFDPSGYAGLSETARYFIGGLLKHAPAVLAFAAPTTNSYRRLVPGYEAPINLVYSQRNRSAAVRIPAYLQSEKAKRIEFRCPDPSCNGYLALPAILMAGLDGIQNKIDPGEPIDKNIYDLPAEEAKAIRGTPADLAEALAALEADHEFLLKGDVFTPDVIETWIAYKRKKEVDAIRLRPHPWEFHLYFDI
- the glnB gene encoding nitrogen regulatory protein P-II 1, translated to MKLVVAIIRPHKLQEVKDALAELGLTGLTITEVRGHGRQRGQVEKYRGLEYTIDLLPKVKIEVVCGDHRKDEVIETIMRAARTGEIGDGKIFVLPIEESIRVRTGDRDEDSL